In one window of Oceanococcus sp. HetDA_MAG_MS8 DNA:
- a CDS encoding serine/threonine-protein phosphatase, with amino-acid sequence MKAPQWQAWGHTECGPVRKHNEDALAVLGPQGPWVVADGMGGHAHGEVASQAVVDALKAPAQGDDTHPVDQLRAKLQGVNAQLFALTQEQGLKRMGTTVVAAVAHGWTLSVLWAGDSRLYRLRQDQLQLVTHDHSMVAELLRRGQITAEQAQAHPYGHVITRAVGSEPQVQLDELELEVQPGDRYLLCSDGLSNALTAQELGRLWQPADDAQSAVTALMQAALPVAKDNLSALVMQPIAASG; translated from the coding sequence GTGAAGGCTCCTCAGTGGCAAGCCTGGGGTCACACCGAGTGCGGCCCGGTGCGCAAGCATAACGAGGATGCCCTCGCGGTGCTGGGCCCGCAGGGCCCCTGGGTGGTGGCTGATGGTATGGGTGGGCATGCCCATGGTGAGGTGGCCAGTCAGGCCGTCGTTGACGCCCTCAAGGCCCCTGCGCAGGGCGACGATACTCATCCCGTCGATCAACTGCGCGCAAAGCTCCAGGGGGTCAATGCGCAACTTTTCGCGCTGACGCAGGAACAAGGCCTTAAGCGCATGGGAACTACAGTGGTTGCGGCTGTTGCCCACGGCTGGACGCTGAGTGTGCTTTGGGCGGGCGACTCGCGGCTATATCGCCTGCGCCAGGATCAGCTGCAGTTAGTCACCCACGATCACAGTATGGTGGCTGAGCTGCTGCGACGCGGGCAGATCACAGCGGAGCAAGCCCAGGCACATCCCTACGGGCACGTGATCACCCGCGCTGTTGGCAGTGAGCCCCAGGTGCAACTGGATGAGCTAGAACTGGAGGTCCAGCCTGGAGATCGTTACTTGTTGTGCTCAGATGGCCTGAGCAACGCCCTCACGGCGCAGGAGCTGGGCCGGTTATGGCAGCCCGCCGACGATGCCCAGAGCGCGGTCACGGCCTTGATGCAGGCCGCCCTGCCAGTCGCCAAAGACAACCTGAGTGCCTTGGTAATGCAGCCTATTGCGGCCTCAGGCTGA
- a CDS encoding biotin--[acetyl-CoA-carboxylase] ligase — protein sequence MTALDARDQLILHRLASGSWVSGALLAEELRISRAALSKRIERLRSGPWGLAIVSRHGAGYALEGGLDLLTSAPGQAQPELVDIPGLSIVPSCSSTNAILAERSHIQSLCAEFQDQGRGRLGRAWIAPYASSLLLSHRHHYPRWPHHLSALSLVLGLALCRWLNQQGIPVRLKWPNDLWLEGKKLAGMLIESRGEALSGCEIIVGLGLNVHTQALAQVDQPWTSLDQAGFSVKRAELLRDALACLKHALLSFEHTPLSRLLQDYDEWDALRGQQVQLRDGEKVYSGQNRGISAQGALRLANASGQETLFAVGDLSLRPQ from the coding sequence GTGACAGCGCTGGATGCCCGTGACCAACTCATTTTGCACCGCTTGGCATCCGGCAGCTGGGTATCGGGCGCATTGCTGGCTGAAGAGCTCCGTATCAGCCGGGCCGCCTTAAGTAAACGGATAGAACGCCTACGCAGCGGCCCCTGGGGCTTGGCCATTGTGTCTAGACATGGTGCGGGTTACGCCTTGGAGGGCGGCCTTGACCTTCTGACATCAGCGCCCGGGCAAGCCCAACCCGAGCTCGTCGACATTCCTGGCCTAAGCATAGTTCCAAGCTGCAGCTCCACCAACGCCATCTTGGCCGAGCGCAGCCACATTCAATCTCTGTGCGCGGAATTTCAGGACCAAGGTCGTGGCCGCCTGGGACGTGCGTGGATAGCGCCCTACGCTAGCAGCCTGCTGCTGTCGCATCGCCATCACTACCCACGGTGGCCTCATCATCTTTCGGCTCTGAGTTTGGTACTCGGCCTAGCCTTATGCCGCTGGCTCAATCAGCAGGGCATACCCGTGCGGCTGAAATGGCCCAATGACCTCTGGCTGGAGGGGAAAAAGCTCGCAGGCATGTTGATTGAAAGCCGCGGTGAGGCTCTCAGCGGGTGTGAAATCATCGTGGGACTAGGACTGAACGTCCATACGCAGGCTCTGGCTCAAGTAGACCAGCCCTGGACCAGCCTGGATCAGGCCGGATTCTCAGTCAAACGAGCCGAACTACTGCGTGATGCTTTGGCTTGCCTCAAACATGCTCTGCTCAGCTTTGAACACACCCCATTGTCCAGGCTGCTGCAGGACTACGATGAATGGGATGCCCTGCGCGGTCAGCAGGTGCAATTAAGAGATGGCGAAAAGGTTTATAGCGGTCAGAATCGCGGCATCAGCGCGCAGGGCGCCCTGCGGTTGGCCAATGCCAGTGGGCAGGAAACCCTGTTTGCCGTGGGCGATCTCAGCCTGAGGCCGCAATAG
- the plsY gene encoding glycerol-3-phosphate 1-O-acyltransferase PlsY has translation MPEHAAALLLTLLLAFGVGSILGGQWLGRLRGLNLRQSGSGNIGATNALRAGGRKFGLLVLGFDAGKGALAVAVTQALPLATEAWVWLSGVAVVAGHIWSPWAGWSGGKGAATALGVALALVPAHTAATLVVFLLGLVLSGYVSASMLAAFAALWLSLLLFPVHAALASWWAFMTWVLLCWTHRDNLQRLIAGTENRFTRVMLRPPP, from the coding sequence ATGCCTGAGCATGCCGCGGCCCTGTTACTCACCCTGCTGCTGGCCTTTGGCGTCGGTAGCATCTTGGGCGGTCAGTGGCTGGGGCGATTGCGCGGCCTAAACTTGCGGCAGAGTGGGAGCGGCAATATCGGTGCTACCAACGCGCTACGCGCCGGCGGCCGCAAATTTGGTCTGCTGGTGCTCGGTTTTGATGCGGGCAAAGGGGCCCTGGCTGTCGCTGTCACCCAGGCCCTTCCCCTAGCGACCGAAGCGTGGGTGTGGCTGAGCGGAGTGGCCGTCGTGGCCGGTCATATTTGGAGCCCCTGGGCAGGCTGGTCTGGAGGTAAGGGTGCAGCGACCGCCCTGGGAGTCGCCTTGGCTTTAGTTCCCGCGCATACAGCAGCAACATTAGTCGTATTCTTGCTGGGCTTAGTACTCAGCGGGTATGTCAGTGCCTCCATGTTGGCCGCATTTGCAGCGCTGTGGCTCAGCCTCTTGCTGTTCCCTGTACACGCGGCACTGGCGAGCTGGTGGGCCTTTATGACCTGGGTCTTACTATGCTGGACTCATCGGGATAATCTGCAGCGACTTATCGCCGGAACCGAAAATCGTTTCACCCGCGTGATGCTTAGGCCGCCACCGTGA
- a CDS encoding M61 family metallopeptidase, with the protein MTRARLEYLLCADDPQGQSVLVEVRLRAEHAQTMTVRFANWTPGSYKIRDYARHVMQAQAWLDEKPCALYKPALDRYAIELSAGAQVCFSFRLATDDDSVRGNWLDSWRGHMEGAALWPCVEGYEEAEMAVEIRPPADKTHWSLATSLPSAHQDDAGWGWYRASSWQELIDHPLLMGQLKTIEFEAGDCQHRFAIAGAEEISFDSERLKRDCQAICQTQIAAMGGTPNKDYLFLLRVGAAGDGGLEHCSSTLLGTAAASLPQADADRSSHYERLLGLISHEYFHLWNVKRIRPQAVACSSLEQPAPFPDLWAYEGVTAYVDDWFLRQSQTRRPEDYLRVIGHSLTRLQRTPGRLRQSLVQASLDAWIRLYQPAPHLPHSTVSYYLKGAMVAMCLDILLRHHNPECGGLIGLLSQQYQHWQKDPRPLSPHALEQNLRQVVGQHWNVDEFFSRYVYGCDDPDFESILALAGLQAQRRIACSLDDPGGAAYAPLLQSQMGLRLEQRPQGLQVNLVEAESPARHVGVVAGDLILAVAGEQMPLDRLNHWLRCTPAGTVTQLTWLHDGRVRSDSLVLSPPIADRWEIRLQPDANEKQKALRADWLAMPLASDTVVKP; encoded by the coding sequence GTGACCAGAGCCCGCCTAGAGTATCTCCTGTGCGCCGACGACCCCCAAGGCCAGTCTGTATTAGTTGAAGTTCGCCTGCGCGCCGAGCATGCGCAAACGATGACCGTACGTTTCGCCAACTGGACACCGGGCAGCTACAAGATCCGCGATTACGCCCGCCACGTCATGCAGGCGCAGGCTTGGTTAGATGAAAAGCCCTGTGCACTATACAAGCCCGCTTTGGACCGCTACGCCATTGAGCTTAGCGCTGGAGCACAGGTGTGTTTTAGCTTCAGGTTGGCCACAGATGATGATTCCGTACGCGGCAATTGGTTGGACTCCTGGCGAGGCCATATGGAGGGCGCGGCCTTATGGCCCTGTGTGGAGGGCTATGAGGAGGCGGAAATGGCCGTGGAGATCCGCCCGCCTGCGGATAAAACTCATTGGAGCCTCGCCACCTCTCTGCCCAGCGCCCACCAAGACGACGCTGGATGGGGGTGGTATCGCGCTTCCAGTTGGCAAGAATTGATCGATCACCCCTTGCTCATGGGTCAGCTCAAAACCATAGAGTTCGAGGCGGGTGACTGCCAGCACCGCTTTGCCATTGCCGGAGCGGAAGAGATCAGCTTCGATAGCGAACGCTTAAAACGCGACTGCCAAGCCATCTGCCAAACCCAAATTGCAGCCATGGGCGGCACCCCGAATAAGGACTATCTCTTCTTGCTGCGGGTTGGCGCTGCGGGGGACGGCGGGCTGGAGCATTGCAGCAGCACACTACTGGGGACCGCAGCAGCGTCCTTACCTCAGGCTGATGCAGACCGTAGCAGTCACTATGAACGCTTGCTGGGACTGATTAGCCATGAGTATTTCCATCTCTGGAACGTCAAGCGAATTCGCCCCCAGGCGGTAGCCTGCTCTTCCTTAGAGCAGCCGGCCCCGTTCCCGGATCTATGGGCGTATGAAGGGGTCACCGCCTATGTCGACGATTGGTTTTTACGCCAGTCCCAAACCCGGCGGCCTGAAGATTACCTGCGGGTCATCGGGCACAGTTTGACCCGCTTACAAAGAACCCCTGGACGCCTGCGCCAGAGCTTGGTACAAGCCAGTTTGGATGCCTGGATTCGACTCTACCAACCCGCACCGCACCTGCCCCATAGCACCGTCAGTTACTACCTCAAGGGTGCCATGGTGGCTATGTGCTTAGATATTTTGCTCAGGCATCACAACCCGGAATGCGGCGGCCTGATTGGCCTGCTCAGTCAGCAATATCAACATTGGCAAAAAGACCCACGACCATTATCCCCGCACGCTCTAGAGCAGAATCTGCGCCAGGTAGTCGGGCAACACTGGAACGTCGATGAGTTTTTTTCGCGTTATGTTTATGGCTGCGACGACCCGGATTTCGAATCCATCTTGGCCCTGGCTGGGCTACAAGCACAGCGACGTATCGCGTGCTCACTAGACGATCCTGGTGGCGCGGCTTATGCGCCTTTGCTGCAGTCGCAAATGGGCCTGCGACTAGAGCAACGGCCACAAGGCCTCCAAGTCAATCTCGTTGAAGCAGAGTCGCCAGCACGGCATGTCGGCGTTGTTGCTGGGGATCTCATCTTGGCTGTCGCCGGTGAGCAAATGCCTCTGGACCGGCTGAATCACTGGCTACGTTGCACACCGGCTGGCACGGTGACTCAGCTCACTTGGCTCCACGACGGCAGGGTTCGTTCTGACTCCTTGGTGTTAAGCCCGCCAATTGCAGACCGCTGGGAGATACGCTTGCAACCCGATGCTAACGAAAAGCAAAAGGCGCTCAGGGCGGACTGGCTTGCCATGCCCTTAGCCTCTGACACCGTCGTTAAACCCTGA
- a CDS encoding HAMP domain-containing histidine kinase has protein sequence MTAPKAEESADQLLAMAAHDLRAPLRQLALRLAMLERRCAADLSAAAQEELAATREDARRLQNMLEGLLAWARGEAAEEPQQMLLAPVVHEVLAELHARLQERGVDVAVDISPDLQVVARPLSLQRILSNLIRNAAEHAGPAPQVRLQTEVGPGQLEICVADNGPGIPQALRERVFAPFERGDAPRKRPGSGLGLAICARLVAAEGGSIKIEEGASGGALFRVRLPQP, from the coding sequence ATGACTGCACCCAAAGCTGAGGAGTCCGCCGACCAACTTCTGGCCATGGCGGCTCACGATCTCCGTGCTCCATTACGCCAGCTGGCGCTGCGCTTAGCTATGCTTGAGCGCCGCTGCGCTGCAGACTTGTCAGCGGCTGCGCAGGAGGAGCTGGCCGCCACCCGGGAGGATGCGCGGCGTCTTCAGAATATGCTGGAGGGATTATTGGCCTGGGCGCGTGGCGAGGCGGCTGAAGAGCCCCAGCAGATGCTGCTGGCACCTGTAGTTCACGAGGTATTAGCGGAGCTTCACGCGCGCTTACAAGAGCGCGGGGTTGATGTGGCAGTGGATATTTCGCCGGATTTGCAGGTCGTGGCGCGTCCTTTGTCGCTACAGCGCATCCTATCTAACCTCATCCGCAACGCTGCAGAGCATGCAGGGCCCGCGCCGCAGGTGCGCTTGCAGACCGAGGTAGGACCAGGCCAATTGGAGATTTGCGTCGCCGACAACGGACCTGGGATTCCTCAGGCCTTGCGTGAGCGGGTTTTTGCTCCGTTTGAGCGTGGAGATGCGCCGCGCAAGCGCCCAGGATCTGGGCTGGGCTTGGCGATCTGTGCCCGCTTAGTGGCGGCAGAGGGCGGTAGCATCAAGATCGAGGAGGGTGCGTCCGGAGGCGCCCTATTTCGGGTGCGTTTACCGCAACCGTAA
- a CDS encoding VacJ family lipoprotein, with translation MTKIFGLLVVALLSACAHQTQFEPRDPLEPVNRAIFKFNDTADRYVLRPLAVGYDTVTPEIVQMGVSNFFANLFYPVTVVNQYAQGKWLDGTSDLGRFVVNSTVGLAGFVDVAKHWGLPAHREDFGQTLGSWGVGEGWFLVIPFLGPSTNRDLVGMLVDAPFSPVYYVDERDPILALTALNIVQIRAGLLGADGILNEQDDRYAFLRSAYLQQRQSAVRDGAPAPMDDFDDLLDEDFEDSL, from the coding sequence TTGACCAAAATCTTTGGTCTGCTGGTCGTCGCACTGCTATCGGCCTGTGCTCACCAGACTCAGTTCGAGCCACGGGATCCTTTGGAACCCGTGAACCGAGCGATCTTCAAATTCAATGACACCGCCGACCGCTATGTTTTGCGCCCCCTCGCCGTGGGCTATGACACAGTGACGCCTGAGATCGTCCAGATGGGGGTGAGCAACTTCTTTGCGAATTTGTTCTACCCAGTCACCGTCGTCAACCAATATGCCCAGGGCAAGTGGCTGGATGGCACCTCGGACCTCGGCCGCTTTGTCGTGAACTCCACCGTGGGATTGGCCGGGTTTGTCGATGTCGCCAAACATTGGGGTCTACCGGCGCACCGAGAAGACTTCGGGCAAACATTGGGAAGCTGGGGCGTAGGCGAAGGCTGGTTCCTGGTGATCCCCTTCCTGGGGCCAAGCACAAACCGCGACCTCGTCGGCATGCTCGTCGACGCTCCCTTTTCGCCAGTGTACTACGTCGACGAGCGTGATCCCATACTCGCGCTTACTGCGCTCAACATCGTGCAAATTCGTGCCGGCCTACTCGGTGCCGATGGCATTCTGAACGAGCAGGATGACCGCTACGCCTTTCTACGTAGTGCCTACTTACAGCAGCGTCAATCGGCTGTTCGGGACGGCGCACCTGCGCCTATGGACGACTTTGATGACTTGCTGGATGAAGACTTTGAGGATTCACTCTGA
- a CDS encoding ABC transporter substrate-binding protein, with protein sequence MRTGGWVLSLCMALAAPMAVAETNQSADPTATQEIALDPGLGPLELTQQAAEKVTQKIRANRSLYEQDSAALYAMVDDLVDSVFDFRTMSLLVLGPNWKSASEEQRERFMLAFKNLLIRTYSKALLQAGDAAIEWEPLELEPGEKRTMVRAAVPTSSGPVKIAWRLRKLSEGWRVFDVVVDGISLVTNYRGSYSAEIRKSGLDALIEKMEQQNPDANGVSA encoded by the coding sequence ATGCGAACTGGCGGATGGGTGCTCTCTTTATGCATGGCCTTGGCCGCGCCAATGGCGGTAGCCGAGACTAACCAAAGCGCAGACCCTACGGCGACGCAGGAGATCGCACTGGACCCCGGACTGGGGCCACTAGAGCTGACTCAGCAAGCGGCTGAGAAGGTGACGCAGAAGATTCGCGCCAACCGCAGCCTGTACGAGCAGGACTCTGCGGCCCTGTATGCCATGGTTGATGATTTAGTCGACTCAGTTTTCGACTTTCGCACCATGTCTTTACTGGTCTTAGGGCCGAACTGGAAAAGCGCCAGTGAAGAGCAGCGTGAACGCTTTATGCTCGCTTTCAAAAACCTGCTTATCCGCACCTATTCCAAAGCCTTGCTGCAAGCGGGTGATGCGGCCATTGAGTGGGAGCCGCTGGAACTCGAGCCTGGTGAGAAAAGAACGATGGTGCGCGCCGCCGTACCCACCAGCTCTGGCCCGGTCAAAATTGCCTGGCGCTTGCGCAAGCTCAGCGAAGGCTGGCGCGTGTTCGACGTTGTCGTCGACGGCATTAGTTTGGTGACCAATTATCGTGGTAGTTACAGCGCCGAGATTCGCAAGAGCGGCCTGGACGCGCTGATCGAGAAAATGGAACAGCAAAACCCGGATGCCAACGGGGTTAGCGCTTGA
- the lipB gene encoding lipoyl(octanoyl) transferase LipB yields MNNALIRQLGRRDYAKVYADMQQFTQRRDANTADEIWIVEHDPVFTLGQAAKPEHLLAPGAIPVVTTDRGGEVTYHGPGQLVIYPLLDLGRRQIGPRRLVSGIEQVLIDWLDEHGIEAQRKDGAPGVYVDGEKIASIGLRVRKPGCYHGLALNMDMDLEPFSRINPCGYSGLRMCQVANWLQPTPSMETVGLDLARRLDSVLYSPSAQP; encoded by the coding sequence GTGAACAATGCTCTTATCCGTCAACTTGGCAGACGTGATTACGCCAAGGTCTACGCGGATATGCAGCAGTTCACGCAGCGGCGCGATGCGAACACCGCGGACGAAATTTGGATAGTGGAGCATGATCCGGTTTTTACTTTGGGTCAGGCCGCGAAGCCGGAACACCTCCTTGCGCCTGGGGCTATCCCAGTAGTGACTACGGATCGCGGTGGTGAAGTCACTTACCATGGCCCGGGCCAATTGGTGATTTATCCACTGCTGGACCTGGGCCGGCGGCAAATCGGTCCCCGCAGGCTGGTCAGTGGCATAGAGCAGGTGCTGATTGACTGGCTGGACGAACACGGTATCGAGGCTCAGCGCAAAGACGGCGCCCCAGGCGTTTATGTTGACGGCGAAAAAATAGCATCCATCGGTTTGCGCGTGCGCAAACCTGGCTGTTACCACGGCCTTGCCTTAAACATGGACATGGACTTGGAGCCATTTTCCAGAATCAACCCATGCGGGTATAGCGGGCTGCGCATGTGCCAAGTCGCGAATTGGTTGCAGCCAACGCCCAGCATGGAGACGGTGGGTCTGGACCTAGCCCGCCGCCTGGACTCCGTCCTGTACTCGCCCTCCGCGCAGCCATAA
- a CDS encoding DUF493 domain-containing protein translates to MSLRERLDDLEYPCEYPFKLVFQARSSLAAEVEAQLHQVLGTDRKWNLNLQPSRTGKYVSLTVSLQVCSADEVEQLHHHLSSLPGVLVQL, encoded by the coding sequence ATGTCTCTGCGTGAACGTTTGGATGATCTGGAATACCCCTGCGAATATCCATTTAAGCTGGTGTTTCAGGCCCGTTCCTCCTTGGCGGCCGAAGTGGAAGCCCAACTGCATCAAGTGCTTGGCACCGACCGGAAGTGGAACTTGAACCTGCAGCCCAGCCGCACCGGCAAGTATGTCTCGCTGACGGTCAGCCTGCAGGTCTGTTCCGCCGATGAAGTCGAGCAGCTACACCATCACCTCTCCAGCCTGCCCGGAGTGTTGGTACAGCTGTGA
- a CDS encoding D-alanyl-D-alanine carboxypeptidase — MSHQLIAACIVVLSALTQVLHAAPLPPPRPPAVDARQFVLLDYRSGQVIAEKGASDRADPASITKLMTAYVVFDALEQGLLKDDDLVTISRKAWKAEGSRMFAEVNTQVSVDELLHGMIIQSGNDAAIALAEHTAGSEESFADRMNQYAEQLGLLDTRYTNASGLTHPEHYTTAMDIAKLAHALIRDFPERYSLYQEREFTYNGITQRNRNRLLWRDSSVDGIKTGYTKAAGYCLASSAQRNGMRLIAVVLGTDSGNDRVAASESLLNWGFRFFESVQVAAAQDTIEELRVYKGAVETMAVGRLEPTWVVIPRGQAQGLELIAEVPHNLKAPLASGDVVGELLIEHHNQPLRRFPLHSLSDVPLGSFWQRLRDEALLLLGS; from the coding sequence ATGTCTCACCAGCTCATTGCTGCTTGTATTGTTGTTCTTTCGGCGCTCACACAGGTGCTGCACGCTGCGCCATTGCCGCCACCAAGGCCACCGGCTGTCGATGCTCGGCAATTTGTATTGCTGGACTACCGCAGCGGTCAGGTCATCGCTGAAAAAGGCGCGAGTGATCGTGCAGATCCGGCTAGCATCACCAAACTGATGACCGCTTATGTGGTCTTCGATGCCCTGGAGCAGGGCCTGCTCAAAGACGACGATTTGGTCACCATCTCGCGCAAAGCCTGGAAAGCCGAAGGCTCACGGATGTTCGCCGAAGTGAACACGCAGGTGTCTGTGGATGAACTGCTCCACGGCATGATCATCCAGTCCGGGAACGATGCCGCCATTGCGCTTGCAGAACATACTGCAGGGAGTGAAGAAAGCTTTGCGGACCGCATGAATCAGTATGCGGAGCAGCTGGGACTGCTGGACACGCGCTACACCAACGCGTCGGGTCTTACCCATCCCGAGCACTACACGACCGCCATGGATATCGCCAAGTTGGCGCATGCTCTGATTCGTGACTTCCCGGAACGCTACAGCTTGTACCAGGAGCGCGAGTTCACCTACAACGGCATTACTCAGCGTAATCGCAACCGACTCTTGTGGCGTGATAGCAGTGTGGATGGCATCAAAACCGGCTACACCAAGGCCGCTGGTTACTGCCTAGCCAGTTCGGCGCAGCGTAACGGCATGCGCCTCATTGCCGTCGTGCTCGGCACCGATAGTGGCAACGACCGTGTCGCTGCGAGCGAATCCTTACTGAACTGGGGCTTTCGCTTTTTCGAGAGCGTGCAAGTTGCCGCTGCACAAGACACCATTGAAGAATTGCGGGTCTATAAGGGCGCCGTGGAGACGATGGCCGTGGGCCGCCTAGAACCAACCTGGGTGGTGATCCCACGAGGCCAGGCACAGGGCTTGGAGCTCATCGCAGAGGTGCCACATAACCTCAAAGCTCCGCTGGCCTCTGGCGATGTCGTCGGTGAACTTCTGATAGAGCATCACAACCAGCCTCTGCGTCGCTTTCCACTACACAGCTTAAGCGACGTTCCCTTGGGGAGTTTCTGGCAACGTCTACGCGACGAAGCCTTATTACTGCTCGGCAGCTAG
- a CDS encoding septal ring lytic transglycosylase RlpA family protein yields the protein MMTRACKQALTLLAILCLSACASRSGHLDGPPSTPQQDPWAAPEPTPAALPRSRYGNPDQYEVFGRRYFVREQSTGFVQEGLASWYGQKFHGRRTSSGEPFNMYALTAAHKELPIPCIAKVTNLRNGRSLLVRINDRGPFHAQRILDLSWAAAVRLDVIAYGTAPIRLEVVEETRSAAPPAAPPLHTSAQPTAGWDPFTSPRANPQESMHHPAAYYLQVGAFRTEDGARQRQQRMRALGYPVAAQPAPTDGWHRVWLGPWPDALAAEQAAANLNRQRIPSLLIAQ from the coding sequence ATGATGACTCGCGCATGCAAGCAGGCACTGACTCTTCTGGCCATCCTCTGCCTGAGCGCCTGCGCCAGTCGTTCCGGCCATTTGGATGGGCCACCAAGCACGCCACAACAAGACCCTTGGGCAGCCCCAGAGCCTACGCCTGCGGCGTTGCCCCGCAGCCGCTACGGCAACCCCGATCAATACGAGGTGTTTGGTCGACGCTATTTCGTCCGCGAGCAGTCCACTGGTTTTGTTCAAGAGGGCCTGGCCTCCTGGTACGGCCAGAAGTTTCATGGCCGGCGCACCTCTTCCGGAGAGCCCTTCAACATGTATGCGCTGACCGCGGCGCATAAAGAGCTCCCCATCCCGTGCATCGCCAAGGTCACAAATCTGCGCAACGGACGCTCCCTGTTGGTCCGAATCAATGACCGAGGGCCCTTCCATGCGCAGCGCATCCTCGACCTGTCCTGGGCGGCTGCTGTTCGCCTGGATGTCATCGCCTACGGCACGGCGCCCATTCGGCTCGAAGTGGTAGAAGAGACCAGGAGCGCCGCCCCCCCAGCAGCGCCACCACTCCACACTTCAGCGCAACCCACCGCGGGCTGGGATCCCTTCACATCTCCGCGCGCCAATCCACAAGAGTCCATGCATCACCCGGCTGCGTATTACCTGCAGGTTGGTGCCTTTCGCACTGAAGACGGGGCACGCCAACGACAACAGCGCATGCGCGCCTTGGGCTATCCTGTGGCAGCTCAACCCGCCCCGACTGATGGCTGGCATCGGGTATGGCTCGGCCCCTGGCCGGACGCCCTGGCTGCTGAACAAGCAGCCGCCAACCTGAACCGGCAGCGGATTCCCAGCCTACTTATTGCTCAGTAG
- the mltB gene encoding lytic murein transglycosylase B, which yields MAELHSEHGFETDQVRAILRAAQRNPKLIQAEQHSAEKTRTWPDYLSIFLDPRRISAGVQFWAKHARSLEQASSTYEVPAEIIVAILGVETRYGGYTGPHRVLDSLTTQGFEHPTRQAFFYRELKEFFLLCREQNWSPLEPKGSYAGALGWAQFMPSNYRRLALDFDQDGLTDLWSPVDAIGSIARYLRDFRGTGRGWQPHLPVLVSAMGSVPEDWPRNTKQPTGEYAQISQHVTAIPGLPASARVGLLQLEAEQHTELWLATDNFYALMSYNPRIYYATAVYRLSRAIADRYRQPQQ from the coding sequence ATGGCTGAGCTGCACTCCGAGCACGGCTTCGAGACCGATCAGGTGCGCGCCATACTGCGGGCCGCGCAGCGCAATCCCAAACTCATTCAAGCCGAACAGCATTCGGCCGAGAAAACTCGCACTTGGCCTGATTACCTCAGCATCTTTTTAGACCCCCGGCGGATTTCCGCTGGCGTGCAATTTTGGGCCAAGCATGCGCGCTCCTTAGAGCAAGCCAGCAGCACCTATGAGGTCCCAGCCGAAATCATTGTTGCCATATTGGGCGTTGAAACCCGTTACGGTGGATATACCGGTCCTCATAGAGTGCTGGACTCGCTCACGACCCAAGGCTTTGAGCACCCTACTCGTCAGGCGTTTTTCTACCGTGAGCTCAAAGAGTTTTTCTTGCTCTGCCGGGAACAAAATTGGTCACCTTTGGAGCCCAAAGGCTCCTACGCGGGCGCTTTGGGTTGGGCGCAATTCATGCCCTCTAATTATCGCCGCCTGGCCTTAGACTTCGACCAGGACGGGCTGACCGACCTATGGAGCCCGGTCGACGCCATCGGCAGCATTGCCCGCTACCTGCGCGACTTTCGCGGTACTGGACGCGGTTGGCAGCCACACCTCCCTGTACTGGTCAGCGCGATGGGCAGCGTGCCCGAAGACTGGCCCCGCAACACCAAACAGCCTACGGGCGAGTATGCCCAGATCAGCCAGCATGTCACCGCTATTCCGGGCCTTCCGGCGTCTGCGCGGGTCGGACTACTGCAGCTCGAGGCTGAGCAGCACACCGAACTATGGCTCGCTACAGACAATTTTTATGCGCTGATGTCTTATAACCCTCGGATTTATTACGCCACAGCGGTTTATAGGCTTAGCCGAGCGATTGCAGATCGGTATCGTCAGCCGCAGCAATGA